The following proteins are co-located in the Acidobacteriota bacterium genome:
- a CDS encoding glycosyltransferase family 2 protein, with protein MLTDVVFWVAVCGVVYPYVGYPLVLWLLGVVAPARRGDGAASGLPAVSMIVPVHNEAARIVRKVANTAALRYPADRLQVIYVSDGSTDETMPLLREHAGRQATIVELVERRGKAAALNAGVVRATNEILVFSDASIELAPDALEAIVEQFADPRIGCVSGEDHIPESGGEAWYGRYELLLRRLESRVHSIVGASGSFYAKRRALCAPFDEGMAPDFLSVLRTVEQGFRAVSEPKATGSMTSVKDPRGEFERKVRTLIRGMTTLFAHVRVMNPFRHRVFAFSLVSHKVMRWAAPLFLVVAWLAPLVRLDSPWYAAAFAAQTLFYAGALAALGEWGRLHRSLPGKVALYFATVNAAALVAWVQYGRGVRQELWAPTRR; from the coding sequence TACGTCGGTTACCCCCTTGTGCTGTGGCTGCTCGGCGTCGTCGCGCCGGCGCGTCGCGGTGACGGGGCGGCGTCCGGGCTGCCGGCCGTGTCGATGATCGTGCCCGTGCACAACGAGGCCGCGCGCATCGTGCGGAAGGTCGCCAACACGGCGGCGCTGCGCTACCCGGCCGATCGGCTCCAGGTGATCTACGTGTCGGACGGGTCCACGGACGAGACGATGCCGCTGCTGCGGGAACATGCGGGCCGGCAGGCCACGATTGTCGAGCTCGTCGAGCGGCGCGGGAAGGCGGCCGCGCTCAACGCCGGCGTCGTGCGCGCGACCAACGAGATCCTCGTGTTCTCGGACGCCTCGATCGAGCTCGCCCCCGACGCGCTCGAGGCCATCGTCGAGCAGTTCGCCGACCCGCGGATTGGCTGTGTGTCGGGCGAGGATCACATTCCCGAGTCGGGCGGCGAGGCCTGGTACGGCCGGTACGAGCTGCTGCTGCGCCGACTCGAGTCGCGCGTCCACTCCATCGTCGGCGCGAGCGGCTCGTTCTACGCGAAGCGGCGGGCGCTGTGCGCGCCGTTTGACGAGGGCATGGCGCCCGATTTCCTGTCGGTGTTGAGGACGGTGGAGCAGGGCTTCCGGGCAGTGTCGGAGCCGAAGGCGACCGGTTCGATGACGAGCGTCAAGGATCCGAGGGGCGAGTTCGAGCGCAAGGTGCGGACGCTGATTCGCGGCATGACGACGCTCTTTGCTCACGTCCGCGTGATGAACCCGTTCAGGCACCGCGTGTTCGCGTTCTCGCTCGTCTCGCACAAGGTGATGCGGTGGGCGGCGCCGCTCTTCCTGGTCGTGGCCTGGCTGGCGCCGCTCGTGCGCCTCGATTCGCCGTGGTACGCGGCAGCGTTCGCCGCGCAGACCCTGTTCTACGCAGGCGCTTTGGCGGCTCTTGGCGAGTGGGGCCGGCTGCACCGGTCGCTGCCCGGCAAGGTGGCCTTGTACTTCGCGACCGTGAATGCGGCGGCGTTGGTGGCCTGGGTCCAGTACGGACGCGGGGTGAGGCAGGAGCTGTGGGCGCCGACTCGCCGGTAG
- a CDS encoding glycosyltransferase, translated as MRPLNVLHLRDTHEIGGPGKTILETHRAIDPARVRLQLAVFLTKDESGDTPFVRAARDCGMPVHFIRGHNQYDPRYISRVAALVRHRGVDVVHAHEVKSDVIALLASPLCRARLVTTLHGWIGNSRKQRALIRLDKHVVRWFDRVIVVSSPMHREVVAAGVAPGRLRLLHNAIVLENYRRTGRRG; from the coding sequence GTGCGGCCGCTCAACGTGCTTCACCTGAGGGACACGCACGAGATTGGCGGCCCGGGGAAAACCATTCTCGAGACGCACAGAGCCATCGACCCGGCCAGGGTGCGGCTGCAGCTCGCGGTCTTCCTGACGAAGGACGAGAGCGGCGACACGCCGTTTGTCAGGGCCGCCAGGGACTGCGGAATGCCCGTGCACTTCATCCGCGGCCACAACCAATACGACCCGCGGTACATCTCGCGCGTGGCCGCGCTCGTTCGCCACCGCGGAGTTGATGTCGTCCATGCCCACGAGGTGAAATCGGACGTGATTGCCCTGCTGGCTTCGCCTCTCTGCCGGGCGCGGCTCGTGACGACGCTGCACGGGTGGATCGGGAACAGCCGGAAGCAGCGGGCACTGATCCGGCTCGACAAGCACGTGGTACGCTGGTTCGACCGGGTCATTGTCGTGTCGAGCCCAATGCACCGCGAGGTAGTTGCGGCCGGTGTGGCTCCAGGCCGCCTCCGGCTGCTGCACAACGCGATCGTGCTCGAGAACTACCGGAGGACGGGCCGGCGCGG